Proteins co-encoded in one Accipiter gentilis chromosome 5, bAccGen1.1, whole genome shotgun sequence genomic window:
- the LOC126038580 gene encoding keratin, type I cytoskeletal 15-like isoform X1, with amino-acid sequence MATSFVQSSSSTYGGGFGGGGSSSSRLSSVRTGGTCRAPSIHGGSGGRGVSISSARYVSSVGGGYGGGLCSGFGSGYGGGYSGFGGGVAYRFSGGAGFGGGFEVGGGFGGGDGLLSGNEKITMQNLNDRLASYLDKVRALEAANSDLEIKIRDWYQKQAPTSPARDYSNYYKIIEDLRDKILAATIDNSRVILEIDNARLAADDFRLKYENELFLRQSVESDINGLRRVLDELTLSRADLEMQIETLKEELAYLKKNHEEEMKEYSNQLSGTVNVEMDAAPGIDLTRILSEMREQYEALAEKNRKDAEAWFFTQTDELNREVATHTQQIQTGKSEITELRRTVQGLEIELQSQLSMKAGLEANLRDTEGRYCAQLAQIQALITSVEEQLSELRCDMERQNQEYRMLMDIKSRLEQEIATYRQLLEGQDSQMSGVNPKDAPLSSGRVRMGMEDGGKPVSTHERRFQ; translated from the exons ATGGCTACTTCCTTCGTGCAGAGCTCTTCTTCTACCTATGGTGGTGGCTTTGGGGGTGGTGGAAGCAGCAGCTCTCGCCTTTCCTCAGTCCGAACAGGAGGAACCTGCCGAGCTCCAAGCATACATGGGGGATCTGGTGGCAGGGGTGTCTCCATCTCTTCAGCTAGATATGTCTCCTCTGTAGGAGGTGGGTATGGTGGTGGattgtgttctggttttggcagtGGTTATGGAGGAGGCTACTCTGGCTTTGGTGGTGGTGTAGCCTATCGCTTTAGTGGAGGAGCTGGCTTTGGTGGAGGTTTTGAAGTTGGTGGTGGCTTTGGTGGTGGTGATGGCCTTCTCTCTGGCAATGAAAAGATAACTATGCAAAATCTGAATGACCGTCTGGCTTCATACCTGGACAAGGTACGAGCACTGGAAGCGGCAAATTCcgatttagaaattaaaatccGAGACTGGTATCAGAAGCAagctcccaccagcccagcccGGGACTACAGTAATTATTACAAGATAATTGAAGATCTCCGAGACAAG ATCCTTGCAGCTACGATTGACAATTCCAGAGTGATTCTGGAGATTGACAATGCCAGGCTGGCTGCAGATGACTTCAGACTGAA ATATGAGAATGAGTTGTTCCTGCGCCAGAGTGTAGAGTCTGACATCAACGGCCTGCGCAGAGTCCTGGATGAGCTGACTCTCTCCAGAGCTGACCTGGAGATGCAGATTGAAACACTGAAGGAGGAGCTGGCTTATCTAAAGAAGAACCACGAGGAG GAAATGAAAGAGTATTCAAATCAGCTAAGTGGAACAGTCAATGTGGAAATGGATGCGGCTCCTGGCATCGACCTGACCAGAATTCTGTCTGAGATGAGGGAACAGTATGAAGCTCTGGCTGAGAAGAACCGTAAAGATGCTGAGGCCTGGTTCTTCACTCAG actgaTGAGCTGAACCGTGAAGTAGCCACCCACACACAACAGATACAGACCGGCAAATCAGAGATCACAGAACTGAGACGCACGGTCCAGGGCCTGGAGATTGAGCTCCAGTCGCAGCTCAGCATG AAAGCTGGACTGGAAGCCAACCTGAGAGATACAGAAGGACGATACTGTGCACAGCTGGCACAGATTCAGGCCCTTATCACCAGTGTTGAGGAACAATTGAGTGAACTTCGATGCGACATGGAGCGTCAGAACCAGGAGTACAGAATGCTCATGGACATCAAAAGTCGCCTGGAGCAGGAAATCGCCACATACCGCCAATTGCTGGAGGGCCAGGACTCTCA GATGTCAGGAGTGAACCCTAAGGATG CACCTCTGAGCAGTGGAAGAGTTCGCATGGGCATGGAAGATGGTGGAAAACCTGTTTCTACTCATGAAAGGAGATTCCAGTAA
- the LOC126038580 gene encoding keratin, type I cytoskeletal 15-like isoform X2, whose product MATSFVQSSSSTYGGGFGGGGSSSSRLSSVRTGGTCRAPSIHGGSGGRGVSISSARYVSSVGGGYGGGLCSGFGSGYGGGYSGFGGGVAYRFSGGAGFGGGFEVGGGFGGGDGLLSGNEKITMQNLNDRLASYLDKVRALEAANSDLEIKIRDWYQKQAPTSPARDYSNYYKIIEDLRDKILAATIDNSRVILEIDNARLAADDFRLKYENELFLRQSVESDINGLRRVLDELTLSRADLEMQIETLKEELAYLKKNHEEEMKEYSNQLSGTVNVEMDAAPGIDLTRILSEMREQYEALAEKNRKDAEAWFFTQTDELNREVATHTQQIQTGKSEITELRRTVQGLEIELQSQLSMKAGLEANLRDTEGRYCAQLAQIQALITSVEEQLSELRCDMERQNQEYRMLMDIKSRLEQEIATYRQLLEGQDSQPSSADGGASSTHTGMTSTNTSKTRKIKAIVHDSVNGQVVSSTINEIHQQA is encoded by the exons ATGGCTACTTCCTTCGTGCAGAGCTCTTCTTCTACCTATGGTGGTGGCTTTGGGGGTGGTGGAAGCAGCAGCTCTCGCCTTTCCTCAGTCCGAACAGGAGGAACCTGCCGAGCTCCAAGCATACATGGGGGATCTGGTGGCAGGGGTGTCTCCATCTCTTCAGCTAGATATGTCTCCTCTGTAGGAGGTGGGTATGGTGGTGGattgtgttctggttttggcagtGGTTATGGAGGAGGCTACTCTGGCTTTGGTGGTGGTGTAGCCTATCGCTTTAGTGGAGGAGCTGGCTTTGGTGGAGGTTTTGAAGTTGGTGGTGGCTTTGGTGGTGGTGATGGCCTTCTCTCTGGCAATGAAAAGATAACTATGCAAAATCTGAATGACCGTCTGGCTTCATACCTGGACAAGGTACGAGCACTGGAAGCGGCAAATTCcgatttagaaattaaaatccGAGACTGGTATCAGAAGCAagctcccaccagcccagcccGGGACTACAGTAATTATTACAAGATAATTGAAGATCTCCGAGACAAG ATCCTTGCAGCTACGATTGACAATTCCAGAGTGATTCTGGAGATTGACAATGCCAGGCTGGCTGCAGATGACTTCAGACTGAA ATATGAGAATGAGTTGTTCCTGCGCCAGAGTGTAGAGTCTGACATCAACGGCCTGCGCAGAGTCCTGGATGAGCTGACTCTCTCCAGAGCTGACCTGGAGATGCAGATTGAAACACTGAAGGAGGAGCTGGCTTATCTAAAGAAGAACCACGAGGAG GAAATGAAAGAGTATTCAAATCAGCTAAGTGGAACAGTCAATGTGGAAATGGATGCGGCTCCTGGCATCGACCTGACCAGAATTCTGTCTGAGATGAGGGAACAGTATGAAGCTCTGGCTGAGAAGAACCGTAAAGATGCTGAGGCCTGGTTCTTCACTCAG actgaTGAGCTGAACCGTGAAGTAGCCACCCACACACAACAGATACAGACCGGCAAATCAGAGATCACAGAACTGAGACGCACGGTCCAGGGCCTGGAGATTGAGCTCCAGTCGCAGCTCAGCATG AAAGCTGGACTGGAAGCCAACCTGAGAGATACAGAAGGACGATACTGTGCACAGCTGGCACAGATTCAGGCCCTTATCACCAGTGTTGAGGAACAATTGAGTGAACTTCGATGCGACATGGAGCGTCAGAACCAGGAGTACAGAATGCTCATGGACATCAAAAGTCGCCTGGAGCAGGAAATCGCCACATACCGCCAATTGCTGGAGGGCCAGGACTCTCA ACCTTCAAGTGCAGATGGTGGTGCCAGCAGCACACATAC AGGCATGACTTCAACCAATACGAGCAAAAC